AGCAAATTTTCACCATCTAAATGATCAGTACCGACTTTTTAAactgaagcaaaaaaaaatcataataatgTACAAGAGACTATAGCGCGTTTGTTGGCACGCCAGTATTTAAGCTCGTTGGTCAACTTCAATTGACGATCTGCCGTGGTTTTAGCTGGTAGGGTAACGAAGAATTGCTCCAAAGATGTTGCCTTGGATAGAAGATACTTTGCGAGCAATCTCTCGTTGGGCTTCCCTTTGTAGTTGTGCAATTTGATCTTCCTCAGCTTGTGCAAGCACTCGATGTTGCTCTCCCACAAGCTCAGCGGCACACGCACACCTTGGTTATCATCCgaggcgccgccgtcctcctcctcctcctcctcggagtCGTAGTCGTCGTCGGAGTCGACGCCGAGGTAGTATGGCTTTGCAGGCTGAGTACGGAGAGGGAACAGCGAGAGCACGTCGAGCTCCGGCGTGTTGCGGAGCAATGTGGAGACTGAGCGGATGGTCTGGTCGTCCTTGAGGAGGCCCTTGAGCGCGAGCTGCCGGAGGTGGGGATGGTGGCGGAGGGCGCGCGTGAAGGCGCCGCTGTGGTACGCCATCGCcgggcggaggtggaggtggaggaaggTGAGGCTGGCGCACCGGGTGATGAGCTTCGTGATGGGCACGACGGCGGGGGCGGATTTCCCGACGAGGCTCTCGCAGATGTCGATCGTCATGGCCAGGACGTTGGTGCAGTCGGCGATCATCAAGAAGTTCTCGCCGGCGGGAAGGCCGTCCTTGTAGCGCAGCGTCCGGAGGCGTTGGGTGTGGAGCACGACGTGGGCGGCGTTGTGGCAGCAGATCATGGCGAAGCTCTCGAGGCGCGGGCTGGCAACGACGAGGTCCGCCACGCTGGGGCACTGCTCCAGCGTCAGGTCGGCGAGGTTCGGGCAGCCGGAGACGAGCTGCTGCACCGCCTCGTCCGTCGTCGCCATGATCCTCTTGAGGGAGAGGATCTCCAGCGACGGCATGGAGACGCCGCCCTCCGGCACGTCGAGCTGGAAGTTGGTGAGCCGCAGGCGGCGCAGCGTGTCGCACCGGAAGATGTGTGGCGGCGTGGCGGTGAACGAGCCGCGCATGGAGTCGTCGAAGTCGGCGGAGGCATCGGGGTGGCGGCGGAAGGGGCAGAGCTTGCGGTTGGAGCAGTCCCCGTGCCTGAGCTTGACGTCGAACTcctggaggccggcggcggtggcggtggcgaccgCCTGGTGGAGCGCGTCGTGCGGCGGCCAGAGATCGACGAGCCGGAGCGTGCGGATGGGCGCCGCCGAGTTCTTGGCGACGATGGCGCTTGAGATCTGGTCGCTCTCGGGGtcgacgaggtcgacgacgggGACGGCTGCGTGGATGTGGCGCCACCGGTGGGACAGCGCGGCGGTGCTAGCCGCGTCGACGGAGCCGAGGTGAGAGAGGACGCGCACTAGTATTCCGTCCGGGAGAGCGCTCAGCCGGTCGTGTCGGTGCCTgccggtcgtcgtcgccatATTGTCGGCGTCGTCTCTTGACGGCGTCGTAGATTGGTTTGTGGCGTCGGCTGTCGTCGCAGTTAGGCGCTATTTATGCCGATTAGGCGCCGCCCGTGCCCGAGTTTGTTTCTTCCTTTATAGTTCTAGTCGGTTTTAGCAAAAATCGGGGCAGGTACCACCTCGATTCCGTCTCGATCATTGGGGAGCGTACTTCAACGGGACTCCCTCATtccaaattaaataaaaaacagatggtactaaaatttttaatcacatcagatgttttttttttgacactaattataaatattaaacgtagactattaataaaacctatccataatcttagactaattcacgagacgaatctattgagcctaattaatccataattaacctatgtgatactacagtaaacattctctaattatggattaattaggcttaaaaaatttatctcgcaaattagcttttatttatgtaattagttttgtaagtagtctatatttaatactctaaattagtgtttaaatatagagactaaagttaagtctctggatccaaacaccacctcaaTCTCGTACGAGATTCTAATACTACAAATATATACGTATTCAGATCCGTAGTACAGTAGTAGTACTGGATATGAATAAACCAATCTCGTACGGTATCATCGTACTATAAATTTAcgtgttcagattcatagtactatataatgttcatatatataagATTGGTTTATTTAGGACGGAGAGGGAGTATGTTTCAGCAAATCCAGATTCCGCTAATTAAGCAATAATCACCTTAGATTTCCGAATCCATCCATTGATCTTGTGGACCATTGGATTTAAATCCAACGGAAGCCCAAGAAACTGACCACAGAACAAGTTAATGGGCTTATGACTGTCATAAAAGAGGTCTGTTGGTTTAACGGGCTTTTAACGGATTTCAGATCTGTTTTTATTTCTAGTAACCTATATTTGCTTTGGACATTGCCCAATAATGACCCATGGGATCTATGCTTCTTTTTgcttaactttttttctttctgaactTTGATAAGTTTTGCATATTTTGGTCAAAAAGTGTTCGTTgcaatttgacttgaaagtcaagacaaatcaaaataaaaatatcccAAGAGAAATAGGGATAGGTGAGAtcaaatctctatctctaccatatatattagaaaaactgaaaatatttCTACCAGAATTTTTATACTTTAAATTGGTTTTTAAGATGTGAGTCTAGAATAACTACTATACACCCTCCTCCCAGCTCAACCCCTCCCTCTCCTAGCCCAACCCAATCGACCTACACCATCCCACCGCTTTGTCCCACGTGAATCCACTCGGTGCCCCACACGCGCCTTTCCTGGTTGGTCTTTatttttctctcccccttttttttatttttctccttttcttttctcccaaTCCAGATCCTCTCACTCTACTTCcaatcctctctcttttcctccttctgttttcttcttctttttttctcttccaaatTTCTCAACTCAAAAATATTTTGCTTATACAATTATCATTTTTTAAGGTGTGTATGCGGCACGGTTAATACTATTGACTAGAAATCCACGCTTGGCTGATGGTGCCAGAACTGTGTTGTGCACGAACTAAGTTGACGGAAACaatggcctaggagatctgtttagttccagtgcaggtccaaatcttggtgAGATACGGGCATGCCGGTTTGATCCATCAACTGATAAGATATACAAATAACATATCAAAGAGCCGATCGGCTGataagccgatggagtaatttcagccgatgccgataccagccggtagcgatagggttttgagctatcaGCTCTATATTTGATGTAGAATCTGACACTTGATGTAaataaagacaatcggctgatgataatatgataaaacaataatataatccaatagaaaccaatcgtctaacaataatataatagaataggcactgatccgaaggttaaagcatacatcggctggaggtccgatgtcatggaatccaaatgattagataaacaatgaaacctttgttgcgcTGGGCTAAAtgcaacttgtatgtaattctTGTAAGCTGATACAACGTCCATATATATAACTCATTGGCTGAAACTCCGGTGAAACCCTTATTGACAATTAAAAAGCAGGCTaaagattatggttctaagcacgacttagtaggtcGAGTGTACTGATGCAGTACTAggtatgaaaataaaaaaaatatcttgacAATCAAGCCCTTGACTGAATTTCAGGGTGGTCGAtatcttagctaatctaatatggtaaagcgatttagccgatatcggcataaaccctaaaacgaatCTCAGCCGATACAGGTAAATCGAACTACCAAGCTAGATTAGCAAAGATATATGATAGTAGTGCTTACATTGACAAGATCAGAGTATCAAAGCCCTAGCTCCGCCGATGCAAACAACCATGACAAGTATAAACTCGTCGAAAagtagaaaagtaaaaaaagggtagcgatgcgccgaattgtagatcgtggagatagtttacaatgaccccgggtatacatatttatacccatgggtagatactagtccttgttagacaagaaagaaactttcctagggataaaaggaaaacatgaagtccttatcggacactaaacacacttttctaaagataaaaggaaactaacataTTATTCCTAATTAAAAGATACATTGCCATGCCGCATACTCCTTGAACTctgtctcttctggataaacttctgtctcttctggataaacttCTTTTAgttgattaatttccttaaccgaatatagcaagaatctgactattggcgacttgataattcccatcggctgattctaggactctgaagccgatactgactctaggccgatgatgacttcAGGGCTTATCAAATTTCATTGTTAACAATTACTCTGCAAATACTTTTCATCTATAAGTAAAGTTTCACAAATTgaataatcaaaatttcaatCTTTGATCAATGAGCAAACTACCCATGCGTCAACTTATGGAGAATAGTCACCAAATCAATTTATGAGACTATAAAAAGGTGTACATAAGACATTCTTTGTGTCGATGCATGAAGCGAGCACAACCGGGTtgaatgctatatatatatatatatatatatatatatatatatatatatgtcagggttacggataaggtataccctctacccttggatatacGTTGTATACCGATACGGTATACCTGCGCGTATACGAGTAATTCCTGTATATGCTAAGGAAACCTATCACGTGAGGGAAACAAAGTTCACcaatggaaggagtcctactcggatagaACTGGGTCGTTACTATACCGTGTGGGGTTTGCCacctccgagtcctacttggagattgactgacccgcggtataaaagggaccccccgggaagGGATTAAGGCATCGAGTCTTACCGTCAACACACCCACCACaacctacgaagccggagcctacaggagccaagtcgctgggtgatctagtcgaaccaactcgactacggtctcgtcggtatcatcaagttctgctattccctttgtaatctgtggttgtcgtcatataatcccatatcaactggattagagctattacctatcaaggggcctgaaccagtataatccctgtttcctgtttgcttgatgtcgtactacgtagatcctcgtaccagcgtaccccaataccctctatatccggtctacgggtatcccccgtcgacagtggcgcgccaggtaggggcacttggtgctcaaggttctactactatgtcatcaagcttcgtcgacaacagcgtcaaccCCGGCATCAACCAAGGAGTTTCTACCTCgacaatgctggtgtggactcaagtcggcgaaatcgtcttcccggtttacaccacggtgCCGATCTCTACTGGTCCATCAATGACCAGAAGCGAGAACGTCATGGTTACAACCCTGGAtgactccatgtcgaaggatcctcctGCAGAAGTGGAGAACGGAACATCAACGACATCTgagcccgagaaggatcctagtGCGGCCAAATCTTGTCCTTCCGACGTGAATCACGAGCCGACAAGGACAACTTC
This window of the Oryza sativa Japonica Group chromosome 4, ASM3414082v1 genome carries:
- the LOC9266443 gene encoding F-box/LRR-repeat protein At3g26922-like, encoding MATTTGRHRHDRLSALPDGILVRVLSHLGSVDAASTAALSHRWRHIHAAVPVVDLVDPESDQISSAIVAKNSAAPIRTLRLVDLWPPHDALHQAVATATAAGLQEFDVKLRHGDCSNRKLCPFRRHPDASADFDDSMRGSFTATPPHIFRCDTLRRLRLTNFQLDVPEGGVSMPSLEILSLKRIMATTDEAVQQLVSGCPNLADLTLEQCPSVADLVVASPRLESFAMICCHNAAHVVLHTQRLRTLRYKDGLPAGENFLMIADCTNVLAMTIDICESLVGKSAPAVVPITKLITRCASLTFLHLHLRPAMAYHSGAFTRALRHHPHLRQLALKGLLKDDQTIRSVSTLLRNTPELDVLSLFPLRTQPAKPYYLGVDSDDDYDSEEEEEEDGGASDDNQGVRVPLSLWESNIECLHKLRKIKLHNYKGKPNERLLAKYLLSKATSLEQFFVTLPAKTTADRQLKLTNELKYWRANKRAIVSCTLL